One window of Chryseobacterium sp. JJR-5R genomic DNA carries:
- a CDS encoding NAD(P)/FAD-dependent oxidoreductase, with product MSKEFVDVLVIGAGPSGCVSSSYLKKNNISVKVVEKTKFPRLVVGESLIPRVMDHFEEAGLFPALDKMGFEKKLGARFLRGNEVCIFDFSNKFGEGWDWTWQVPRADFDNTLAQEVIKKGIDLEFETEVTDIRFNGTDSITTVKNKDGKTKEIHAKFVIDSSGYGRVLPRLLDLEKPSKLSPHSAIFAHVEDLNREQGTEGTLISFDIIETEVWLWVIPFSNGNTSVGIVGPTEYIDKLSENGDPSEALKKAISLSDYYVKRFGDADFLFEPKHLKDYSCSVKSLFGDGFALTGNASEFLDPVFSSGMAFATESGMLAAKLAVRQLNGETIDWQTEYSDYILYGVDVFTTYVKEWYTGNLQELFFHQPENPDVKRKICAVLAGYVWNKKNTFVRIHDTAIKNLAEFIKTEKLHS from the coding sequence ATGAGCAAAGAATTTGTTGATGTTCTCGTAATCGGGGCAGGGCCTTCCGGATGCGTATCTTCTTCATATTTAAAGAAGAACAACATCAGCGTAAAAGTTGTCGAAAAAACAAAATTCCCGAGACTGGTGGTGGGCGAAAGCTTAATCCCGAGAGTAATGGACCATTTTGAAGAAGCCGGACTTTTTCCTGCTCTGGATAAAATGGGTTTTGAAAAAAAACTGGGGGCACGTTTTTTACGCGGCAATGAAGTCTGCATTTTTGATTTCAGCAACAAATTCGGTGAAGGCTGGGACTGGACCTGGCAGGTACCGAGGGCTGACTTTGATAATACCTTAGCTCAGGAAGTCATTAAAAAAGGAATTGACCTTGAGTTTGAAACTGAAGTTACCGATATCCGTTTCAACGGAACGGATTCTATCACCACCGTAAAAAATAAAGACGGCAAAACAAAGGAGATTCATGCAAAATTTGTCATTGACTCCAGCGGATACGGAAGGGTTCTGCCCCGTCTTTTAGATTTAGAAAAACCTTCAAAATTATCTCCCCATTCTGCAATTTTTGCCCATGTAGAAGACCTCAACAGAGAACAAGGAACGGAAGGTACTTTGATTTCCTTTGATATTATTGAAACGGAAGTCTGGCTTTGGGTCATCCCTTTCTCCAACGGAAATACCAGCGTAGGAATTGTTGGCCCTACGGAATATATTGATAAATTATCTGAAAACGGAGATCCTTCAGAAGCGCTGAAAAAAGCAATATCCCTTTCTGACTATTATGTAAAACGTTTCGGGGATGCAGATTTTCTTTTTGAACCGAAGCATCTGAAAGATTATTCCTGTTCAGTGAAAAGCCTGTTCGGGGACGGTTTTGCCCTCACCGGAAATGCTTCTGAATTCCTAGACCCGGTTTTTTCTTCGGGAATGGCTTTTGCCACGGAATCCGGGATGCTGGCTGCCAAACTGGCCGTGCGGCAGCTGAACGGCGAAACAATAGACTGGCAGACGGAATATTCCGATTATATTTTATACGGTGTTGATGTTTTCACGACGTATGTTAAAGAATGGTACACGGGAAATCTTCAGGAATTATTTTTCCACCAGCCGGAAAACCCGGATGTCAAAAGAAAAATATGCGCCGTTTTAGCAGGTTATGTCTGGAACAAAAAGAATACGTTCGTAAGAATACATGATACCGCGATAAAGAATCTTGCAGAATTTATCAAGACAGAAAAGCTTCACTCATAA